Proteins from a single region of Xenopus laevis strain J_2021 chromosome 9_10S, Xenopus_laevis_v10.1, whole genome shotgun sequence:
- the actr5.S gene encoding actin-related protein 5 has protein sequence MAAPIPVSNVYTFRDVRAVPDPVHSPVSEGPAVLVLDNGSFQLRAGWAGVGPALQLRSVVTRSRGGPRSLSRVGNDIPSLEPLRWLLRTPFDRNVPVNLELQELLCDHVFQKLGVTTEGCVDYPIVFTEAPCTPLHVRQMVSELLFECYRVPKVSFGIDGLYSFYDNNKDLSPASGLVVSSGYHCTHILPVLRGRLDAKNCKRINIGGYHSVTYLQRLLQLKYPGHLSAITLSRMEEILHDHCYVPEDYMDELRKWRCPNYYEENVHKMQLPFSAKLLTNVIPSEEKQERRQQQLKRLQELNTRRREEKLQQDQERLERLLYVQELLEDGQVEQFHKALVELNMDSAEELQSYIHKLGIAIEQGRQRVLGDALDSKPQTPEPPGGEQDEMEGISELEPAYNEDQMETEKAAPAVQNMFNMAEYHQMYLGTERIRVPEILFQPSLMGEDQAGLAETMQYILDRYPHEVQQELVQNVFLTGGNVMYPGIKGRMEKELLQMRPFGSSFQVSLASRPVLGAWHGASGWALQNVDCEEGWVSRKEYEEMGGEYLKEHKASNCSTAIQLPKPASRSAPPLNQETESNALATGPVQP, from the exons ATGGCGGCGCCCATTCCAGTCAGCAATGTTTATACCTTTCGGGATGTTCGGGCGGTTCCGGACCCGGTTCACAGCCCCGTCTCAGAAGGACCGGCTGTATTGGTTTTGGATAATGGTTCCTTCCAGCTGCGAGCGGGTTGGGCCGGGGTCGGGCCGGCGTTACAGCTCCGCTCGGTGGTGACTCGGAGCCGTGGAGGTCCCCGCAGCTTAAGTCGGGTGGGAAATGATATTCCTAGCCTAGAGCCGCTCCGCTGGCTTTTACGGACTCCTTTCGACCGTAACGTGCCGGTGAATTTGGAGCTGCAGGAGCTGCTGTGTGATCACGTGTTCCAGAAGTTAGGCGTCACGACTGAG GGTTGTGTGGATTATCCTATTGTATTCACAGAGGCACCATGCACTCCTCTTCACGTGAGGCAGATGGTGTCCGAACTCCTCTTTGAGTGTTACAGGGTGCCCAAAGTGTCTTTTGGAATCGATGGCTTGTACAGTTTCTATGACAACAACAAGGACCTGTCACCAGCCAGTGGGCTTGTAGTGTCCTCAGGCTATCATTGCACTCACATACTGCCTGTACTGAGAGGGAG GTTGGATGCCAAGAATTGTAAAAGGATTAATATTGGAGGATATCATTCGGTTACCTACCTCCAGCGCCTGCTTCAGTTAAAGTACCCAGGACATCTGTCTGCCATCACTCTGAGCCGCATGGAAGAGATCCTGCACGATCACTGCTATGTGCCAGAGGATTACATGGATG AGCTCAGGAAGTGGCGATGCCCTAATTACTATGAAGAAAACGTGCATAAAATGCAGCTGCCGTTTTCCGCCAAGCTGCTCACTAATGTCATTCCCTCCGAGGAGAAGCAGGAACGCAGGCAGCAGCAACTGAAGCGCCTGCAAGAGTTGAACACACGCCGCCGGGAAGAAAAGCTACAGCAAGACCAGGAACGGCTAGAGAGGCTACTGTATGTGCAG GAGCTTCTGGAAGACGGGCAGGTGGAGCAGTTCCATAAGGCTCTGGTGGAGCTGAACATGGACTCCGCAGAGGAGCTCCAGTCTTACATACACAAGCTAGGCATTGCCATTGAACAGGGAAGGCAGCGAGTACTGGGGGATGCATTGGACAGTAAACCACAG ACACCAGAACCACCAGGAGGGGAACAGGACGAGATGGAGGGGATCTCTGAGTTGGAACCTGCCTATAATGAGGACCAGATGGAGACCGAGAAAGCAGCCCCTGCTGTTCAG AATATGTTTAATATGGCAGAGTACCACCAGATGTATTTGGGCACAGAGAGAATCCGCGTCCCAGAAATTTTGTTCCAGCCATCATTGATGGGAGAAGACCAGGCCGGCCTGGCTGAAACGATGCAGTATATATTGGATAG GTATCCCCACGAAGTGCAGCAAGAGCTGGTGCAAAATGTGTTCCTGACAGGGGGCAATGTTATGTATCCTGGGATAAAGGGCAGGATGGAGAAAGAGCTGCTGCAGATGAGACCATTTGGCTCCAGTTTTCAG GTTTCCTTGGCTTCTCGTCCTGTTCTGGGCGCCTGGCATGGTGCATCAGGTTGGGCCCTGCAGAATGTAGACTGTGAAGAGGGATGGGTCAGCCGCAAGGAATATGAGGAGATGGGGGGAGAGTACTTGAAGGAACACAAGGCTTCCAATTGTTCCACTGCAATTCAGCTGCCCAAGCCTGCTTCCAGGAGCGCACCACCCCTCAACCAAGAGACCGAGAGCAATGCACTTGCCACTGGTCCTGTACAACCCTGA